Below is a window of Agrobacterium sp. RAC06 DNA.
AGGCGGAGGGCGTGCGTCTCGCAATCAAAGGCGAGGGGTGCCGTTTGCTCTACCTTCCTCCCGACATTCCAGACTTCAATCCTATCGAGAAGGCCTTCGCGAAGCTCAAGGCGGTCTTGCGCGCCAAAGCTGAGCGAACGGTCGAGGGCTTATGGAATACCGTCGGCCAGATCGTCACGCTGTTCGAACCACAAGAATGCGCCAACTACTTCAAATCCAGCGGATATGACCCCGAGTAGAGCGGACGCGCTCTAGGTTGGCGCGCGAGGTCGGCAAATACCAGATCGAGCTGTATGTACTCGCAGAGCGCGTCGCCTGTGGGCAGCGCAATAACATACTGATGTATTGCAATAATGGTGGAGCGACCCCGGCGACGCACTTTAGCATTTGCGCAAAACAAAACTGGTCGGTCTTAATGATATCAAAAACTTAATCTCATTCGACGGCGGTGACTAAAAAGCTGGACGTTGATAGCAACTGGGAACTCCGCCCAGCAGGTTTTTTGGAAGACGAACCAGTCGGTAATCAGTTCAGGAGGAACCCGAATAGAAGTCAGAGACTTCTGAACGGTGATCAGATTATCTACTGCTCTGTGTTCAAACATGAACACCTGACGCAATTCGCTTTTTATATAAATCCTCATCAACCGAAGTTCCTGAAGCCGGCGACTAACACGGTGACCTTCCGCCGCGTGGACAGTTCTATACCGAGCAAGTTTTCTCGGGTGACGCTGGATGACACTCGAGAGGCCGGTTCAGCGGACTGACGTTTTAGGCCCGCCGGGCCGGCGAACCACGCCGCGCCTAGCGCCATGCGCCAAGCAGGAGGTGCGCGAGGCGATCGGGCAAAGGTAAAGGGATCTCGATCAATCGCAGGCATTGAATCGGCGAACACGTGAGGACCAGGAATGGAACTGGAGAGGTCGCCGCAGTCTCTACATCCGAAGTCAAACGGTACAGTTCGCCCCCGCCCCCCCCCCCCCCCCCAATATTGCCGTAATCGTGGGGCGGGTGAGCATTGTGAGTTATTCGGATACTGATTCCATGGAAATATTAGCTGAACACACAGTTGCCCAGGTGGAAGCTGATCAACGACTTGGGGGTGGCCCGTTGGTCAACGTGGCGTATGTGCCAAGACCGCGCGCCGAGGAACACGCACCATCGTCGAGGGACTACTACCCAATCTTGAAGCCTTCTGGTCTCTCGACCTCTCGTACTTCCTGGTTAGGGTTAACGATAGGCGTCCACACAGGCGCAGTATCCTTCCAGGACATGCCATATTCTCTCCAGCAATCGATAGACAAAACGAAGTTACGTTTTGAGCTGCGTGATACGGTCATGGACCGCCGTCCAAACGACCCGGAATATAAGCGCAGAGCAGAAGTTTTCTGGTCCACATTGGTGGGTAACGCCTCGTTGCGTTATGGAACCGAGTACTGGACCGCGATGCAGTTCAAGTTTGCAACCCCGACGGACCCCGTCGGCCTCGGCAGCAGGAACATCGTAATTGATCAGATTCCTGATCAGGATCTCCCCGGCTCCCCAATCCTGAGCACACGTTTCGTAGGAGGCAACCTGCGAATTGTTACGCGAGCGGCGAGTGACAAAAATTTCGGTACGGTGCGCTATGACCAGCCAATATTGACAGACGTCGTCCATGATCTGGTGCGACGCGTTGTGCTTGGCGAATCCGGAAAAATTGACGTATGGCTGGATGGCATCCAGATTGTCGGCCTGACCGATATTCCAATCGGTCAATCTGGGGGATCTTTGCCTTTGGTTCCAAAAATGGGGCTTTACGCACCCTCTGGTGTGTCAGGCATCGTCAGTTGCGAGTTTGCGAATTACGCGTTTTGGGGCACAGTCAGCCTCCAATCTCGCATATCATCTCCTCCAGACTGGCCCAAGGACTGAGATCCTTCACCCGTTTACGATCGCCAATTTGTGCGTGTGAGTTCATGCTGAAGCGCGACTTGCGGGCAGAGCGAAGCTATACGGCATGCCTCAGCTGTGCGAGCAGTTTCTTGCGGAAGACTTCTGCCGGTGTCCTGTATCCCAGGCATTTACGCGGAATCTCATTGTGCTGATTGCAGATCGCGATCAGTTCCGCGTCGGTTACGGATAAGGGCTCGACCTCTCTCGAAAGCCATTTTCGCGCTCGCCTGTTGGTGTTTTCGACCGTGCCTTTCTGCCAGGGCGATTGAGGGTCGCAGAACCATGTCTGCGTGCCAATGCTGGCTTGCAGATAAGGCCAGTCTGTGAACTCTGTGCCGCGGTCGAACGTGATCGAGCGGCGGGCGAGGTGGGGCAGCGCCTGTAGCGCTTGCACAAGACCATCCATAACTGGCCGGGACAACAGTGACCCCACGTTCCCTGACCAGTTTCACAGCTTCACGCTTATACTCGCGGCTGAATATTCGTCTTTGCATTCATGCTCTCCGGTTTCAAAAGGGACACCTTAACTGGATGCCCATGAAACCGGTAGCAGGCCATTCGGCTGGTCCGACCTCAAGATGGCGAACCACTACACGCAGAAGGTGGCACGAAAAGACCTCGCAAATCGAGGCGGGAGAACGGCTGGCGAACAAATTCCAGGTCGCACCTTTAACAAATTCATATAGTTAACTGGGGAATGGCGATCCGCTGTAGGTTTGAGATCGGTCACAAACTTGCCTGTGAGGATTGGTTGCTTTCGACTGGCTGGCAGGTCTTAACTTCGGGGCCGCGATAGCGTCCTTGCTATATCAATGATGTCATCGCGTGCTGCCGTCGGATCATCCTTGCTCCAAGCGACACCAAGCCCGATCTTCAGATCGATCCCTGTCACCTTCTTCAGCACGACGTCCCTCCCCGGCAGCTCTCCCGTCCATTCCGGCGCAAAGGCAACTCCCAGGCCTGAGGAGACGAGCGAGATCAGCGAGAAGGTGTCGTCACAGGTATAGGCGACATTGTCATTCAGCCCGTGCTCGTCGAAGGTCTCGGCGAAATAGCGCTCGGTGAAGGACAGGTTCTGTCGTTTGAAGGCGATGATCTTCTCCGCCCTCAAATCCTCGATCGTCACCTCGTGCTTCGAGGCAAGTGGGTTTCCCATCGGCACGGCCAGCAGGTACCGCTCATGGGCGATCGAGAAGAAGCGCAGCGAGCCGATATTCTCGACAGGCCGAATAAAGCCGAGGTTCAGCTTGCCGCATTCGAGCTGCCGGATGATCTCTGATGTCGAGCCGTTCGAGACATGCAGACGGATATCGGGAAACTTCCGCCCGATCCGGGCGAGGAACGCTGGCAGCACGCCTGTCGTTGCCGGATAGATCGTGCCGATCCTGATCTCCCGCATGGTTCTGCCTCCTGCCGCACGCGCCATCTCTGCTGACAGATCCAGTTCTCCCAGCATTCTGACACAGCGATCATAGAACACCTCCCCTGCCCGCGTCAGTTCCACCTTGCGGGTCGAGCGCGTCAGCAGTTGCACACCAAGCCCCTTCTCCAGCGCCTGGACCTGCGTGCTCAGCGCCGGCTGGGCAATGTTCACCCGCATGGCGGCACGACCGAAGTGCAGTTCCTCGGCAACGGCGACAAAATAGGAGAGTTGGCGGAGTTCCATTTGATCCTCTCAACTGAGATCCGGAATATCTGAATTTAAGATAACTGATTTTCAGATATAATGGAAGTGCTCCTCGCAACTTACGATGGGGCAAGCAGTGAAAACACTCGGAACGAAGAGCCACGCAGCGCTTATAAGCACGCTGATATCCATCCGCGAACAGATGGGGTGGACGCAGACAGACTTGGCGAAAAGGATCGGTGAATATCAGTCCTTTGTTGCCAGACTTGAAAGTGGCCAACGTCGTCTGGATGTGATTGAGTTTCTGGAGTTGGCAACGGTAATGCAATTCGATCCATGCCACATCCTGAGGAAGGTTCAATCAGTCAAGGAATAACGGCTGGCCGAATGTCGCAGTCCCTCAATGGACAGCCTTTCGGGACGCTTTCAATCTGTTTTCTAGATCAATCTATCATCTCATGAATTAGACCGGCTGCAGCCATGACGGCACTTTCTCACTGGGAACAACCAGAAGAAAGTGAGAGCTACCATGGATATGCGTATGCGACGGCTGATCGTCGGTCTTTTTCCGTTGCTTGGTTTTGTGGGTGGTGTGGGTGGTGCCGGCTCGGTGACTGCAGAGCAGCTGGTGCTGAACAGCTATGGCGGGCCTTATGAGGAGATTATCCGCTCTCGGATCATTGAGCCGTTTGAGGCTGAGACCGGCATTCGTGTGGTCTATGATGCGGTTGGGTCTTCGTCGCAGGACTATGCGAAGATCAAGGCGACGGGCGGGCGGCCGGGGTTTGATGTCGTCGTCATGACGGCAGCCCAGGCTCTGCAGGGATGTCAGGAAGGTCTGCTTGCGGAACTGCCGGTTGATGTGATTGGTGAGCTTTCGCACTTGTCCCCGCGCCTTAGCTCTGTTGCAGGGCCCTGTGGGGCTGTGCATGAAGTGCAGTACATGTCGCTGCTTTACCGCACCGATCATGTCGAAGGCGTGCCATCCTCCTGGAACCTCTTGCTGGATCCGGCTCTTGACGGCCGGGTGATCCTGCCGACCTTCCAGAATGTTATGGCGGTCAATCTGCTGCAGGTCATGTCGGTGATGAATGGTGGCGGACTGGTCGATGATCTTGACCCTGGTTTTGCTGCCATGGCCTCTGTGGCACGTCAGTCGATTGGCTTTGAGCAGTCCTCGGCCCTTCTTGAAAGCTATATCAGGGACGGTTCCGTCTGGGCCATGCCGTTCTGGAATGGTCGGGCGCAGCTGCTTGTCGATTCCGGTGCACCTGTTGATTACGTCCGCCCTGCGGAGGGTACGATCCCACTGATTGCGACGCTGAGCGTGCCGGTCGGTGCTGAAAACAAGGACGCGGCCTATCGCTTCATCGACTTCTTCCTTCGGAAATCCAGCCAGGAAGCCTGGGTTGAAGGCTACCGTGTCAGCAGTGCACGCAGTGATATTACTGTGCCGGAGGCGCTTCTGTCCCGCCAGATCAGCGCGGAAGAGCTTGATCAGCTTCTCCTGCCTGATCTGACTGTCATGGCGACACGCATGCCCGAATGGTCCGAGCGCTGGGATCGTGACGTCGTGTCAGCGGCGCGGTGAGGATCAGTCATGAGCAGTCTCTCTCTTGTCCTGCCCGCGGCGCTGCCGCGGGCAAAGGGACCGGCGCATCTTTATCTTGCGCTTTCGCCCTCCGTCCTCATGCTCCTGATCTTCTTTGCCCTGCCGATGGGCATGATGATCGGGCTCAGCTTTACCGATCCCGTATCAGGCCTGCCGTCGCTCGCAAGCTACCAACGCTTCTTGACCGATGGTCTGTCATTGCCGGGTATCTTTCGTACGGTTGTGATGTCGCTTTGCGTGGCGGTCTGCGTCACGGTGCTTGGTTATCCCGTCGCCTATTACCTGGCGCGGGCGCGGGGACGGACCAGGGCACTGGTCTTTGCTCTGGCGCTGGCGCCTGAGCTCGCCGGCGTCGTTCTTCGCACCTATGGCTGGCTGATCATTCTCGAGGATCGCGGCTTCATCAATGATGCGCTTTTGCATCTGGGCTTGATTGCCTCGCCCCTGCCCTTGTCGAAGAACATGTTTGCCGTGGTTGTCGGGCTGACCCATGTGGTGCTGCCTTTCGGCATATTGTCCTTGATGACCAGTATTCAAGGCATCGATCCCAATCTGGAGCGGGCAGCCCAGGTTCTGGGAGCATCACGGATCAGCGTCATGCGCCATGTGGTCTTACCGCTTTCCTTGCCCGGTATCATCAGCTCCCTTCTCATTGCCTTCACCATGGCCGCGAGTGCCTATGCCACCCCTGCCCTGCTGGGTGGCGCGGGGTTCAAGGTGCTGGCGACCATGATCGCCGAACAGGTGCTGTTTTATGTCAACTGGCCGTTTGCGGCCGTGATGGCCAATGCCCTCTTTCTGATGATGCTCGGGGTCTCCTTTCTCGGGATCCGCTTCGAGGCACGTCGTCGCATGAGGCTGAGTGGCCGAGGAGGCGCTGCATGATGAACCGTCTCTCCAGTGTTCTGTTCTGGGTATCGCTTGTTGCGGTCCTCGTCTTCATCACCATGCCGATCATCGTGGTTCTCGCTGCATCCTTTAGTCCGACCTCCGAGGTGACGCTCAATCCCCTCAACTGGACACTTCGCTGGTATGGGGATCTCGTGCATCCACGCTGGCTCGAACCCTTCTGGCTCAGCGTCAAGATTGCCGTGATCGTCAGTGTGATCAGTGGATTGGCGGGACTGATGGCGGCCTATGCCATCGTCTTTGAGCGCTTTCCGAAAAGCGATGTCGTCATGTCCTTCCTGCTGTCGCCGCTTTCGGTGCCGCAGATCGTTAAGGGTGTTGCGGTCGTCCTATTCATCTCGCAACTGGGCCTGCAGCAGTTCCTCGGGACGGAGGCCCTGATTGCCGCCCATGTCGTTCTGACCCTGCCATTTGTCACGCGCATGGTCGCCGGTTCGATTGCGAATTTCGACCGGGGGCTCGACCAGGCGGCCCAGATACTAGGGGCCGGTCGCTTTGATCGGTTGCGTTACATACTGCTGCCTCTGATCAAGCCGGGCCTTTTGTCCGGTGTTACCTTCGCCTTCATCATCTCCTTCAACAACATCCCGCTCTCGGTCTTTCTGGTCCGGCCGGGTGATACCACGCTGCCGATCAAGGTGATCAATCACCTCGAATACAGCCTCGATCCGGTCATGGCGGCCGTCAATGTCGCCTCGATGATCTTCATTCTGGCGGCAATCTTCATCTTTGAAAAAATCGGCGGTTTTTCCGCCCAACTCCATGGTGGAAGCAAATGACCCCGCTCGATATCGAACTCCAGTCGGTGACCAAGTCCTATGGCGCAGTGCCTGTTGTGCGTGATCTCAGCCTGTCCGTCCCGTGCGGCGAGTTTGTCAGCATTCTTGGGCCTTCCGGCTGCGGCAAGACAACGACACTAAACATGATTGCCGGTTTTGCCGCACCGTCTTCCGGTGACATCAGGATCCGCGGCAAGAGCCAGGTGCGGGTCTCGCCTGAACACCGCAATATTGGCCTCGTCTTTCAGAACTATGCGCTCTTCCCGCATATGACGGTCTCGGAGAATGTTGGCTTCGGGCTCAAGATGCGCAAGGTGCCCAAAGAGGAGATCGCGGGCCGCATCGCTGAGGCATTGGAAAGCGTTCATCTGTCC
It encodes the following:
- a CDS encoding heparin lyase I family protein, whose protein sequence is MEILAEHTVAQVEADQRLGGGPLVNVAYVPRPRAEEHAPSSRDYYPILKPSGLSTSRTSWLGLTIGVHTGAVSFQDMPYSLQQSIDKTKLRFELRDTVMDRRPNDPEYKRRAEVFWSTLVGNASLRYGTEYWTAMQFKFATPTDPVGLGSRNIVIDQIPDQDLPGSPILSTRFVGGNLRIVTRAASDKNFGTVRYDQPILTDVVHDLVRRVVLGESGKIDVWLDGIQIVGLTDIPIGQSGGSLPLVPKMGLYAPSGVSGIVSCEFANYAFWGTVSLQSRISSPPDWPKD
- a CDS encoding LysR family transcriptional regulator, which gives rise to MELRQLSYFVAVAEELHFGRAAMRVNIAQPALSTQVQALEKGLGVQLLTRSTRKVELTRAGEVFYDRCVRMLGELDLSAEMARAAGGRTMREIRIGTIYPATTGVLPAFLARIGRKFPDIRLHVSNGSTSEIIRQLECGKLNLGFIRPVENIGSLRFFSIAHERYLLAVPMGNPLASKHEVTIEDLRAEKIIAFKRQNLSFTERYFAETFDEHGLNDNVAYTCDDTFSLISLVSSGLGVAFAPEWTGELPGRDVVLKKVTGIDLKIGLGVAWSKDDPTAARDDIIDIARTLSRPRS
- a CDS encoding helix-turn-helix domain-containing protein; translated protein: MGWTQTDLAKRIGEYQSFVARLESGQRRLDVIEFLELATVMQFDPCHILRKVQSVKE
- a CDS encoding ABC transporter substrate-binding protein — encoded protein: MRMRRLIVGLFPLLGFVGGVGGAGSVTAEQLVLNSYGGPYEEIIRSRIIEPFEAETGIRVVYDAVGSSSQDYAKIKATGGRPGFDVVVMTAAQALQGCQEGLLAELPVDVIGELSHLSPRLSSVAGPCGAVHEVQYMSLLYRTDHVEGVPSSWNLLLDPALDGRVILPTFQNVMAVNLLQVMSVMNGGGLVDDLDPGFAAMASVARQSIGFEQSSALLESYIRDGSVWAMPFWNGRAQLLVDSGAPVDYVRPAEGTIPLIATLSVPVGAENKDAAYRFIDFFLRKSSQEAWVEGYRVSSARSDITVPEALLSRQISAEELDQLLLPDLTVMATRMPEWSERWDRDVVSAAR
- a CDS encoding ABC transporter permease, yielding MSSLSLVLPAALPRAKGPAHLYLALSPSVLMLLIFFALPMGMMIGLSFTDPVSGLPSLASYQRFLTDGLSLPGIFRTVVMSLCVAVCVTVLGYPVAYYLARARGRTRALVFALALAPELAGVVLRTYGWLIILEDRGFINDALLHLGLIASPLPLSKNMFAVVVGLTHVVLPFGILSLMTSIQGIDPNLERAAQVLGASRISVMRHVVLPLSLPGIISSLLIAFTMAASAYATPALLGGAGFKVLATMIAEQVLFYVNWPFAAVMANALFLMMLGVSFLGIRFEARRRMRLSGRGGAA
- a CDS encoding ABC transporter permease, producing the protein MNRLSSVLFWVSLVAVLVFITMPIIVVLAASFSPTSEVTLNPLNWTLRWYGDLVHPRWLEPFWLSVKIAVIVSVISGLAGLMAAYAIVFERFPKSDVVMSFLLSPLSVPQIVKGVAVVLFISQLGLQQFLGTEALIAAHVVLTLPFVTRMVAGSIANFDRGLDQAAQILGAGRFDRLRYILLPLIKPGLLSGVTFAFIISFNNIPLSVFLVRPGDTTLPIKVINHLEYSLDPVMAAVNVASMIFILAAIFIFEKIGGFSAQLHGGSK